Below is a genomic region from Desulfobacterales bacterium.
TGACATGCCGGGGATACCCGCCAGGTTGGCCGATAGGGTAAAAATATCAATTAAGTACATGGTCAGCGGGTCATCCACTTTTTCGCCGATCTTAAATGCCGGCGCCGGTGCCACCGGGCATAACAACACATCGCAGGATTCAAAGGCCTGGCGAAAATCTTCGGTGATTAGGGTCCGCACCTGGGAGGCCTTGCCGTAATGGGCATCATAATAGCCGGCAGAGAGGCAATAGGTGCCAATAATAATGCGGCGCTGAACTTCAGGGCCGAAGCCCTCTGAGCGGGTGCGGCGATACATTTGAATCAGGTCGCTTTGGCCGGTATCCCGCACGCCATATTTGACACCGTCATAACGTGCCAGATTGGAGCTCGCCTCCGAAGGCGCAATCACATAATATGCCGCCACGGCATATTCGGTATGTGGCAGGGATACATCAATTTTTTTAGCCCCCAAGTCCTCGATGACCTTGATGGCATTGTCAACAGCGGCTGTAACTTCAGGATCCATTCCGGCGGTGGCACTGTATTCTCTGGGTATACCCACTCGCATGCCCTTTAAGCCCTTTTGCAAAACGCTCGTGTAATCGGGCACGTCCTGGGGAACCGAAGTCGAATCTGCAGTATCATAACCGGCAATGGCATTCAGCATAACGGCACAATCTGCCACATTCTTGGACAGGGGCCCGATCTGATCCAGTGAGGAGGCAAACGCCACCAGCCCAAAACGGGACACGCGCCCATAGGTGGGCTTTAAACCTACGGTGCTGCAGTACGACGCCGGCTGGCGAATTGATCCTCCCGTGTCGGAACCCAGGGCACCCAGACACATATCAGCGGCAACGGCCGCTGCCGAGCCCCCGCTGGAGCCACCCGGAACCCGCGCCGGATTCCAGGGGTTGCGGGTATTTTTAAAGCCCGAGTTTTCGGTGGATGAGCCCATGGCAAATTCATCCATGTTTGTTTTACCCACAATCACCGCCCCACGGCGTTGCAGCTTCTCCATAACGGTGGCATTATAAGGTGGGATAAAATTTTGCAGTATCTTGGACCCGCAGGTGGTCTTAACCCCCTGGGTGCAAATCACGTCCTTGACTGCCAGCGGAATGCCGGTCAGCGGTTCACAGCGGCCGCCGGCAATTTTTTCATCGGCTGCCTGAGCCTGCTCAAGCGCCGTATCGGCCGAAACCGTCAGATAGGCATCCACGCTGCTTTCAACCGCGGCGATGCGATCTAAAACCGCCCGGGTCAGCTCCACCGCTGAAATTTCTTTTTTCTTCAGGCGTCGATGCGCCTCTTCGATTGTTAATTCATGCAATTCCATAATAAACATCCGTTACAAAAGCTGTGCTGAGCCCAAAACAGGTCAGAATATACAGAGCTTAAAACCACGAAGATCACGAAGAACTCGAAGAAAAACTTTATCAATTTTTTTAAATCTTCGTGACCTTCGTGCGCTTCGTGGTTAAAAATATTTCGATGAATATGGCAAAAATTTATATTTAAAAGGCTGCCTTTCAAAACCCTTGTCAATCGATTATCTTCGGAACCACAAAACACCCCTCCTCCTTTTCAGGGGCATTGGCCAGCACCTGTTCACGATCAAGGTGCGGCCTTTGTTCATCATCTCTGAAGGCATTGGTCAGGGAAATGGCATGCGATGTTGCTTTGATGCCCTCGGTATCGACCTGATTCAATTTCTCAATATAGCCCAGAATCTCATCAATTTGTGCGGCAAACATATCGATAGATTCTGCATCCAGATCCAATCGAGCAAGTCGGGCGACGTACAACACTTCTTCTTTGGTCATCTTCATCTTAGACTCCTTGATGTGGGCGAATCGTTACCTGCGGGGGATGTTATTCAGCTGTGCGTAACACCAGAATGGGTTTGAGGCCATCTTTTTTTAATTTGTCCAGCGTGGCGCGCGCCTCGGATTTACTTTTATACGATCCGACGCGAACCCTGAACCAGATTCCTTTTCCCGGGACCTTTCCAATCGACCGATAGGCCGGGTAGCCGCGTTTTTTTAGTTTTTGGATCATCCGATCCGCATCCCCGGCATTTCTGACTGAAGCGGCCTGAATCGTGTAGGTTGGGCTGGGGGTGCTTGTTTTGGCTACAACATCCTGTTTTTTAGGCGACGCTTTTTGCTGCTGGGGTTCAGGAGTTTTGGGTTCTTTTTGTTTTTTCACCGGCTCAGCAGCCTTTTGAGCCGGCTTTTCTGTCTTGGGCTTATCTGCTTTGGGCTTGGGCCGGACCGACACCTTGGTGTCCTCTTTATTTTCTTTAAGCGCCTCATAAAAATCGAGTTTGGTTTTATCCTTTACGGCGGCTGTATCTTTTTGAGGCGTCTTCTTATCCGGTTTTATCGGTTCGGCTTTCTGACGGTCAGCCATTTTTTGTTCAAGGGGCGCCAAATCGAATTTTACCGGTGCCGTTCCCCTGCCCACCAAAACCCCCAGGACAAACATCCAGGCACACAGAAAAAAAATCAACAGCAACCAGCCGGCAATCTTTTTGCGGGTCAGGACGATGAAGGGCTTTTTAAATTCCGGTGCTTTGCGTTTATTCTTTTTTCTCACTTCGGGTTACCCATTAACAATGGCCATAAGGGTTGCAATGATATCGTGTCTCTGCGGATCTGGCCATAGTGGTTACATCGGCACATGAAAAAGGGTGCCTGGACAGCCATCGTTACATGCGGTTCGGGGCTGACACCCCCAGCAGCGTAAGCCCGTTTCGGATGACCTTTTGAACGGCCAATATCAAATTGAGCCGACCACAGCGCAGCTGTGCATCATCGGTCAATACCCGATGCTTATTGTAGTAAGTATGAAAAGCGGATGCAAGCTCCATCAAAAAATAGGTCACCCGATGCGGCTCCATACTTTTGGCACTGCCGGCCAGGATGTCCGGATAACGTGCCAGGGCTTTTATGAGGTCTATTTCTTCAGGCGCCGTCAGAAGGGTTACGGCCTTGTCATCCCAGGAAGTTTCAGTCGCACGCTGCTCGCTG
It encodes:
- the gatC gene encoding Asp-tRNA(Asn)/Glu-tRNA(Gln) amidotransferase subunit GatC, whose protein sequence is MKMTKEEVLYVARLARLDLDAESIDMFAAQIDEILGYIEKLNQVDTEGIKATSHAISLTNAFRDDEQRPHLDREQVLANAPEKEEGCFVVPKIID
- the gatA gene encoding Asp-tRNA(Asn)/Glu-tRNA(Gln) amidotransferase subunit GatA gives rise to the protein MELHELTIEEAHRRLKKKEISAVELTRAVLDRIAAVESSVDAYLTVSADTALEQAQAADEKIAGGRCEPLTGIPLAVKDVICTQGVKTTCGSKILQNFIPPYNATVMEKLQRRGAVIVGKTNMDEFAMGSSTENSGFKNTRNPWNPARVPGGSSGGSAAAVAADMCLGALGSDTGGSIRQPASYCSTVGLKPTYGRVSRFGLVAFASSLDQIGPLSKNVADCAVMLNAIAGYDTADSTSVPQDVPDYTSVLQKGLKGMRVGIPREYSATAGMDPEVTAAVDNAIKVIEDLGAKKIDVSLPHTEYAVAAYYVIAPSEASSNLARYDGVKYGVRDTGQSDLIQMYRRTRSEGFGPEVQRRIIIGTYCLSAGYYDAHYGKASQVRTLITEDFRQAFESCDVLLCPVAPAPAFKIGEKVDDPLTMYLIDIFTLSANLAGIPGMSIPCGFSKKGLPIGLQLLGRHFNEEMLLKVAFNFEQATDFHKKKPVL
- a CDS encoding SPOR domain-containing protein, whose amino-acid sequence is MRKKNKRKAPEFKKPFIVLTRKKIAGWLLLIFFLCAWMFVLGVLVGRGTAPVKFDLAPLEQKMADRQKAEPIKPDKKTPQKDTAAVKDKTKLDFYEALKENKEDTKVSVRPKPKADKPKTEKPAQKAAEPVKKQKEPKTPEPQQQKASPKKQDVVAKTSTPSPTYTIQAASVRNAGDADRMIQKLKKRGYPAYRSIGKVPGKGIWFRVRVGSYKSKSEARATLDKLKKDGLKPILVLRTAE